GAAGCCGACGATCGCGAGGATCGCGTGCGGGTCGTGCAGATTGCCGAGAGTGACGAGTGTCGCCGGATTGCCGACCACGATGCCGGCAGCCTTGAGCGAAATGATCGCGAGGAAGAGCCCGATGCCCCCTGTGATCGCGATGCGGATCGAATGCGGGATGCCGTTGACGATCACTTCGCGTACGCGAAACAGCGTGACGATCATGAACAGGCAGCCCGAAATGAAGACCGCGCCGAGCGCCGCCTGCCACGTGAATCCCATCCCCTTGACGACCGTGTACGCGAAATAGGCGTTGAGGCCCATGCCTGGCGCGCAGGCGATCGGGTAGTTTGCGTACAGCCCCATGATCAGCGTGCCGAGCGCGGCGACGAGGCAGGTCGCGACGAATACGGCATCTTTCGGCATCCCCGCATCGCCGAGAATCGCTGGATTCACGAAGATGATGTAGGCCATCGTGAGAAAGGTCGTCACGCCGGCGAGCACCTCCGTACGCAGATTGGTGCCCGCTTCGTCGAAGCCGAAGTAGCGTTTGATGGAGTCCATGAGTCGCGCCTCTCGTTATTGCTGAGTTGTCTTCTTGTGAGGGTCGGCCGGAACGGGGCCGGCGCAATGCAGTCGGCCCTTGCCGCAAGGCTACGGGCGGATTGTAAACACGAATGTCCGTCAGGTGCCGCATCGGCGTGCGCCGCGTGTAGCCGCTGCAACACGCGGTTGACGTGCATCAGCCGTCGTGCGGGTCGGGGACCGCAGGCGCGTTGTCCTGCGGCGCAGCGGGGCGTTTGACGTGGCGGGCCAGCCAGCGGTCGAGTTCGGCGGCAAAGGTCCGGCTGTCGCGTGCGCTGAAAGCCGGCGGGCCGCCGGTATCGACGCCGCTGCTGCGCAACTGGTCGAGCATCGAGCGCATGCGCAGGCGCTCTTCGATGGTGTCGCCGGAGTACCAGTTGCCGCGCGGATCAAGCGCGTGGGCGTTTTTCGCGAGCACGGCGGCGGCCAGCGGGATATCGGCGGTAATCACGAGGTCGCCCGCCGCGACGCGTTCGGCGATCAGGTCGTCGGCGGCGTCGAAGCCGGCCGGCACCTGGATTGCACGGATCAACGGCGACGGTGGCACCCGCAGGAACTGGTTCGCCACCAGCGTGAGCGTCACACCGACCCGACGTGCGGCGCGAAACAGCATGTCCTTGATCACGACGGGACAGGCGTCCGCGTCTATCCAGATTTGCATCGTGTCGGCTTCAGGTGTCGAAGGGGCGGGATGATAACCCGCCGGTGGATAGCGCGGCCCGGCAGAAGGCGCAGTGCTCACGCGTGCTGCGACGAGAACAGCGCGCATGACGCATGGGTTTGGCGCGGCTCGATCGTATGCAGCGGCGAGTAAAACCTGGGGGCGTCGGCTTCATGCTGATCGAGGCGCACAAGATTGCCCGTTCCGCACCATGCGGCGAAACCAACACTGTGAAATCGAACGATTACTGGGTCGTGCCCGAACCTGCGCCGACACCCATCGACTGCGCCCGCTGCGCAGCAACGATACGGCCTGCACGTTGCGCGTTGCACGGATAGTTGATCCAGTCGTCCGGATCGTAGCCTGCCGCACGCCACGCGGCGAGATCGGCGCGGACTTCGGCGCGTGTTTTCGGCGCAGAAGGGTCGTAGGACTGTGTTGGCTGGGCAAAGACTGACGGTGCAAGCAGCGCACCGAGCAGCGCGCCCGCAGCGAGGCGTGAAATTGGATTCATGGTGGCAGGGGAAAATCTATCGGTGGTAACCCCTACATTCTAGGTCTCGATCAGGCAATAAGTAAGGTCAAAAGTAACAATTCTGCGTTGCGCCGCCAGATACAGTCGAGCCGGCTCATCGCAGTCGTCTGCCGTCACCGTCCGGCAGGAGGACAGACAGGACCTCACGCGTTCGACGGCTTCCCGATCCGGTCGAGCACGGCGTTGAGCACGTCGATCGGCAGCGGGAAAACGATTGTCGAATTCTTGTCGGCCGCGATGCTGGTGAGCGTCTGCAGATAGCGCAACTGCATGGCCTGCGGTTGCTGGGCGAGCATCTGCGCGGCCTGAAGCAGGTGTGCCGATGCCTGCAGTTCGCCTTCCGCGTGAATCACCTTCGCGCGCCGTTCGCGCTCGGCTTCCGCCTGCCGCGCAATCGCCCGGATCATCGTTTCATTGATGTCGACATGCTTGATCTCGACCGTCGATACCTTGATGCCCCACGCGTCGGTTTGCGAATCGAGCACTTTCTGGATGTCCGCGTTGAGTCGCTCGCGTTCGGCGAGCAGGTCGTCGAGTTCGTGCTTGCCGAGCACCGCCCGCAGTGTGGTCTGCGACAGCTGGCTGGTGGCCTCGAAATAGCGCGCGACCTGAATCACCGCGCGTTCCGGATCGACGACGCGAAAATAGATTACGGCGTTCACCTTCACCGACACGTTGTCGCGCGTGATCACATCCTGCGGCGGCACGTCGAAGACGACAGTACGCAGATCCATCCGCACGACCTGCTGCACGATCGGGATGATCAGCACAAGGCCGGGCCCCTTGACCTTCCAGAAACGCCCCAGCATGAAGACCACGCCGCGTTCGTATTCGCGGAAGATGCGCACCGACGAAGCGATCAGGAAGATGACGAGGACAAGCAGGATGCTGCTGAAGCCGAAGGTGAATCCGATCATGAGGGTTCTCCCTGCTGTGACTGGTTTGCTCAGACGGGAACGACGGTCAGCATGAGGCCGCGCCGTCCGGTGACGCGTACCTCGCGTCCCGCGGCGAGTGGCCCGGGGCTCGTCACGCGCCAGCGCTCTCCGCGCACACGGGCCCAGCCGATCACCACGTCGCCGTCCGGCTGCAGCCCGTCGTCGAGCACGACACCGATGCTGCCGATGATGGCTTCCGGGCCCGTCACGACGGGCCGTCGGCGCGCGCGCAGCGCGACGCCCGAGACCGTGAAGATAAAGAGCGCGCTGAACAGGGTGAGCGCGGCGATCAGCGGAAACGGGATGCCATAGCCGGGCACATCGGTATCGATCAGCATCAGCCCGCCGATCGCAAACGCCACGATGCCGCCGAAGCCGAGCGTGCCGAAGGTCGGCAGGAAGGCTTCGGCGATCAGAAATGCGATGCCGAGAAACACCAGTCCGAGACCGACGAAATTGATCGGCAGCAGTTGCAGCGCGAAGAGCCCAACGAGCAGGCTGATCGCACCCGCCACGCCCGGCAACACAAAGCCCGGATTGGCGAACTCGAAGAAGAGTCCGTACATGCCAATCATCATCAGGATCAGGGCGACGTTCGGGTCGGTGATGACGGAAAGGAAATGGGTGCGCCAGTCCGGTTCGAGTGTGACGATGGATGCGCCGGCCGTCGCGAGCCGCTGGTCTCCGGTGGCGGTGTTGATCGTGCGGCCGTCCACCTGGCGCAAAAGGTCAGGCACGTCGCGCGCAAGCAGGTCGACGACGTGCTGGTTGAGCGCTTCGGTGGCGGACAGGCTGACGGCTTCACGTACCGCTTTCTCCCCCCAGGCCTGATTGCGGCCGCGCAGTTGCGCGAGCCCGCGGATGTAAGCGGCGGCGTCGTGAACCTGCTTGCGGATTTCGGTTGACTGCGCATCGAGTGCGGGCGCTGCGGACGCCGCGCTGGCTCCCGACGCCGCCTTGCCTGCCTCGCCAGGCTTGCCGCCAGGGGGCGAAGGTGGCGACAGCGGCGATTCCGGTTGTTGCGGTGCAGCGCCGCCCATGCCGACCTGAATGGGTGTCGCGGCGCCAAGGTTGGTGCCCGGCGCCATGGCGGCAATGTGGCTGGCATAGACGATATAGGTGCCGGCGCTTGCTGCGCGCGCGCCACCCGGCGCGATGAACGACGCAACCGGCACCGGCGACGACAGGATCGCCTTGATGATCTGCCGCATCGACGTATCGAGCCCGCCGGGCGTGTCGAGTTCGATTACCGCGAGTTGCGCCTGGCTTTGTGCCGCGCGTGTCAGCCCGCGGACGATGAAGTCGGCACTCGCCGGGTCGATGGCGCCGTTCACGGGGATAACCACCACAACCCCTCGAGCGGCCGCCGCATGGAGCGACGATTGCAACAGGAAGGGGGCGCTGCCGAGCGCCAGCAGAAGTCCGAGCGCGCGGGCGCCGCGCAGGAGCCGGAAGAACCGGGCCGCAACGCCGCCGCAGGTGGGTGGCCTGCGCGGACCAGACTGCCGGAACGGGAGAAACCGGTGCGTTCTCATCGCGGACGACTGGCGCACCTTGTCGGTTGGCGCCAGCCTTGAAGGACTGGCCTGATATTTATAGCTTAGTCTGCTTCTGCGCGTTGCGTGAGATCGGCCTCGGCCATCCGGTAATCGGACGGACGCATGCCCGTCCATTTGCGGAACGCGCGGTGAAACGCGCTCGGTTCCGCGAAGCCCACCGCCGCCGCGATGTCGGCGACCGTGCGCTCGGTGTCCTGCAGTTCGCCGATCGCGATGTCGCGCCGCAGGTCGTCCTTGATCGACTGATACGTGTAGCCTTCCTGCTTCAGCCGGCGCCGCATCGTCGCTTCCGCGACGTGCAGGCGTAGCGCCATGTCGTCGGCGCCGGGCCACGCAGTGATCGGCAGCGCGCGCAGCAGCTTGCGCACCCGCGCCGCGAACGATCCCGGATTGCGGTACTTCACGACAAAGCTGCCTGGCGCATCGCGCAGAAACGGCCTGACTGTTTTCGTCGTCTGTACCACCGGCAGATCCAGAAAGGCCGGCGACAGGTCGACATACGACGCGTCCTGATCGAACGCCATGTCGTCGCAGAACATCAGCCGGTATTCGTGCGCAGCAGGCGGCCTGGCGCAGCGAAACCGCGCCTTGAGCAACGGAATGCGGCGCCCGACGAGCCAGCACATCAACCCGTAGATCAGGATGAAATACGTCGCATAGGCAAACATGGTCGGTGTGGCTGTGCCTTCGCGATGCGTGAATTCGAGCCGTACGTGGGTCTTGTCCGGCACCACCCGCATACCGAGATCGTCCAGCACGAGCCGCATGAAGCCGACCACGCGCGCAAGCGCATGGGCGCCTGAGCGTGCCGTGAGCGCAGTCTGTGTCATCGCGATGAAACTGCCGCTGCGCATCGGGTGTGAGTCCTGGCCAAAGAACTCATCGTCGAGCGCGCGGGCGATGTTCGCCCATAGCGCGCCGTATTGCGTCGATGTCACCCGGCTTTTCGGTGACGCGAGCATCTGCGGCGCAATGCCGGCCACGTCGAGGAGCGGCCGCACGTCGATTCCCTGCGCCCGCGCGAGCGCCAGCGTTTCTTCGACGAGGCTGACGGAGATGGTGCCTTTTTCGCTTTTCATGTGTTTGCTGAAGCCGACGCGTGGCCGGCCGGTATGGCAAATGCGCTCACCCAGATTGATCGGGCTGAGCATCGAACCCGCATGCCGGACTGCCTACACTTTTCCCAACCGGATGGATCTCAACTATCGAGCCCTCCCGGCGCGCTTACGGCGTGGCGGAAGGCGACATAGTGTAGACGAGGCCACATGCGGCGCGCCATGGGCCGCCCTCCGGCATTCCATGAAGACGCAACAGGCAAGGCGGACGCGATGAACGACTTCTACACCGACGAACAACGGATGATTCGCGATGCAGCGCGCGAGTTCGCCGTCGATTGCCTCGCCCCCCATGCCGGCGAGTGGGACCGCAACGGTCAGCTGCCGGATGAGGTCGTGAAGCAGATGGGCGATCTCGGCTTGCTCGGCATGATGGTGCCGCCGGAGTGGGGCGGGTCGTACACCGACTATGTGGCCTATGCGCTCGCACTTGAAGAGATCGCCGCGGGCTGTGCCGCAAGCGCCACCTTGATGAGCGTGCACAACTCGGTCGGCTGTGGGCCGATCCTGAACTTTGGCACTGGCGCCCAGAAAGACCGCTATCTGCACGATCTCGCGACGGGGCGCCGCATTGGCGCATTCTGCCTGACCGAGCCGCAGGCCGGTTCGGAGGCGAACAACCTGCGCACGCGCGCCGTCCTGTGCGATGGGCAGTGGGTCATCAACGGCAACAAGCAGTTCGTGACGAACGGGGCGCGCGCGAGCGTCGCCATCGTATTTGCAGTCACCAACCCGGATCGCGGCAAGCGCGGCCTGTCCGCCTTCATCGTCCCGACCGATACGCCCGGGTTCAACGTCGGCAGACCGGAGCACAAGCTGGGCATTCGCGCGTCGGATACCTGCCCGATCTCTCTCGACGAATGCGCGGTGCCCGAAGCAAACCTGCTAGGCGAGCCGGGCGAGGGCCTTCGCATCGCGCTGTCGAACCTCGAAGGAGGGCGCATTGGCATTGCGGCGCAGGCGGTCGGCATTGCACGGGCGGCGTTCGATGCGGCGCGGGTCTATGCGAATGAGCGCGTTCAGTTCGGCAAGTCGCTGAAGGAGCATCAAACCATCGCCAACATGCTCGCCGACATGGCGACCCGGCTGAACGCCGCGCGTCTGCTGGTTCATCACGCCGCACGTCTGCGCAGTGAGGGCAAACCCTGCCTGTCGGAGGCTTCGCAGGCGAAGCTGTACGCATCCGAACTGGCGGAAGAAGTCTGCTCGAGGGCGATCCAGATCCACGGCGGCTACGGCTACCTGCAGGACTACGCCGTCGAGCGTCACTATCGCGATGCCCGCATTACGCAGATTTACGAAGGGACCAGCGAAGTACAACGAATGGTGATTGCGCGGCACGTTTGAGCGCAGAATAATCCGCCACATAGAGCGCATCCGCGCCGATCAGGAGACGACGATGACTGCAGCGAAGGGCTTTCTCGATGCGCGCGACCTGTTGTTGCGCCATCGAACGGACTACGACCGCGCATATCGCGAGTTCGCATGGCCGGTCCTCGGCGAGTTCAACTGGGCGCTCGACTACTTCGATGTGATCGCCCGCGATAACGACAAGCCGGCGCTGTGGATCGTCGATGACCTTTCCGGCCGGGGCACGCAGTATTCGTACGCGCAGATGTCGGAGCGCTCGGCGCGCATGGCCAACTTCCTGCGCGGCATCGGCGTCGGACGCGGAGACAGGTTGCTGCTGATGCTGCCGAATCGCGTCGAACTGTGGGACGTGATGCTCGCGGCGATGAAGCTGGGCGCGATCGTGCTGCCTGCCACGACGCAGCTTTCCCCCGACGACGTGCGTGACCGGGTAGAGATCGGCGGCGCGCAGTTTGTGGTGGTCGATAGTGGTGAACTGGCGAAGTTCGATGCGATGGATGCGGATGTGAAGCGTATCTCGGTCGGCACGCCACGCGAAGGCTGGACGGACCTGTCCCAGGCTTACGATGCGTCGCCGTCGTTCACACCCGACGGACCCACGCGCGCAACCGATCCCATGCTGCTGTATTTCACGTCGGGTACGACATCGAAGCCGAAGCTCGTCGAGCATACCCATCAGAGCTATCCGGTGGGCCATCTGTCGACGATGTACTGGATCGGCCTGCAGCCGGGAGACGTCCACTGGAACATCAGCTCGCCCGGCTGGGCGAAGCATGCGTGGAGCTGCTTCTTTGCGCCGTGGAATGCCCAGGCGTGCGTCTTCGTCTTCAACTTCGCGCGCTTCGTGCCGAAGGAAACGCTCGACGTGCTCGTGCGCTTCAATGTCACGACGCTATGTGCGCCGCCCACCGTCTGGCGCATGCTCGTTCAGGAGCCGCTGGCGTCGTATGCGGTGAAGCTGCGCGAGATCGTCGGCGCTGGCGAGCCGCTGAATCCAGAGGTCATCGAACGCGTTCGTCATGCGTGGGGCGTGACGATCCGCGATGGCTTCGGGCAGACCGAAACCACCTGCCAGATTGGCAACTCACCGGGCCAGGTCGTCGTGCCGGGGTCGATGGGCCGGCCGCTGCCGGGCTACCGGATCGAACTCGTAGATGCCGACGATCAGCCCGCCAGCGAAGGCGAAATTGCGCTGCCGCTCGCGCAGTGTCCGCTCGGCTTGATGACCGGCTACGCGAACAACGAGAAGGCCACCGGAGAGGCCATGCGCAACGGTTTCTATCACACGTCGGATGTTGCGATGCGGCGTGACGACGGCTACTACGTCTACGTCGGCCGCGCCGACGACGTGTTCAAGTCGTCCGACTACCGGCTGAGCCCGTTCGAACTCGAAAGCGTGCTCATCGAACATGAAGCGATTGCCGAAGCGGCTGTCGTACCTAGCGCTGATGCCGTGCGTCTGGCGGTGCCGAAAGCGTTCGTCACCGTGCGCCAGGGCTTTGAAGCGGGTCCGGAATTGGCGCGCGCCGTCTTCAGCTTCTCGCGCGCAAAGCTCGCCCCGTACAAGCGCATTCGCAGGCTGCAGTTCAGCGAACTGCCCAAGACGATCTCCGGCAAGATCCGCCGCGTCGAACTGCGTCGGCGCGAACTGGAGCGCGAGACCGAACCTGCGCGTCTGCCGGGCGAGTACTGGGAAGAGGATTTTCCCGATCTTCGCTGAGCACGCCGCGCTGGACGCATGTCCTGAATCCACGCATTGAAGCCGCGGGCGGCGTGCTGCCGCCTATCACTTGAATTGCTATCCGGCCGCGCTGCGGCCATGCCACAGGAGACCCAGCATGAGCGCAATTCCTTCGACCATCGCCGACAAGGTGTCAACGGTCAAACTGCTGATTGGCGGCGAGTTCGTCGAATCGAAAACCACCGAATGGCGCGACATCGTCAATCCCGCGACCCAGGAGGTGCTGGCGCGTGTACCGTTCGCGACCGTCGACGAGGTGGATGCCGCCATCCGTTCCGCGCATGCCGCGTTCGCGACGTGGAAGACCACTCCGGTCGGCGCGCGCATGCGGATCATGCTGAAGTACCAGGCGCTGATTCGCGAGCATATGCCGCGCATCGCGAAGACGCTTTCCGCCGAACAGGGTAAAACGCTGCCCGATGCCGAAGGCGATATCTTTCGTGGCCTTGAGGTGGTCGAGCATGCATGCTCGATCGGAACCCTGCAGCAGGGCGAATTCGCGGAAAACGTGGCGGGCAGTGTCGATACGTACACGCTGCGGCAGCCGATCGGCGTCTGCGCAGGTATTACGCCGTTCAATTTCCCCGCGATGATTCCGCTGTGGATGTTCCCGATGGCCATCGTCTGCGGCAATACCTTCGTGCTGAAGCCATCCGAGCAGGATCCGCTGTCGACGATGCAGCTCGTCGAACTGGCGATCGAAGCAGGTGTGCCGGCGGGTGTGTTGAACGTGGTCCACGGCGGCAAGGAAGTCGTCGATGCGCTGTGCACGCATGAACTGGTGAAGGCGATTTCGTTCGTCGGGTCGACGGCGGTCGGCACGCACGTGTATCGCCTCGGCAGCGAGCATGGCAAGCGCGTGCAGTCGATGATGGGCGCGAAGAATCACGCCGTCGTGTCGCCCGATGCGAACCGTGAGCAGACGCTCAACGCGCTCGCCGGGGCCGGTTTTGGCGCGGCGGGGCAACGCTGCATGGCGACCTCGGTGGTCGTGCTGGTGGGCGCGTCGCAGCAATGGCTGCCGGATCTCGTCGAGAAGGCGAAGACGCTGAAGGTCAACGCCGGTAACGAGCCAGGAACGGATATCGGCCCGGTTGTGTCGCGTGCCGCGAAGCAGCGCATTCTCGGGCTGATCGAAGCGGGCGTGAAGGAAGGTGCGACGCTCGCGCTCGACGGCCGCAACATCAAGGTGCGCGGTTACGAAGACGGCAACTTCATCGGGCCGACGATCTTCACCGACGTCACGACCGACATGGAAATCTATCGCACCGAGATCTTCGGCCCGGTGCTGCTGGTCCTGACGGTACCGACGCTCGACGACGCGATCGAACTCGTCAACCGCAATCCGTTCGGCAACGGCGTGGGTCTGTTCACGCAAAGCGGCGCGGCGGCGCGCAAGTTCCAGAGCGATATCGATGTGGGTCAGGTCGGTATCAACATTCCGATTCCGGTGCCGGTGCCGTTTTTCAGCTTCACGGGTTCGCGCGGTTCGAAGCTCGGCGATCTTGGCCCGTATGGCAAGCAGGTCGTGCAGTTCTACACGCAGACCAAGACCGTCACGGCGCGCTGGTTCGA
The DNA window shown above is from Paraburkholderia sp. BL10I2N1 and carries:
- a CDS encoding YaiI/YqxD family protein, translating into MQIWIDADACPVVIKDMLFRAARRVGVTLTLVANQFLRVPPSPLIRAIQVPAGFDAADDLIAERVAAGDLVITADIPLAAAVLAKNAHALDPRGNWYSGDTIEERLRMRSMLDQLRSSGVDTGGPPAFSARDSRTFAAELDRWLARHVKRPAAPQDNAPAVPDPHDG
- a CDS encoding DUF4148 domain-containing protein, producing MNPISRLAAGALLGALLAPSVFAQPTQSYDPSAPKTRAEVRADLAAWRAAGYDPDDWINYPCNAQRAGRIVAAQRAQSMGVGAGSGTTQ
- a CDS encoding slipin family protein, with translation MIGFTFGFSSILLVLVIFLIASSVRIFREYERGVVFMLGRFWKVKGPGLVLIIPIVQQVVRMDLRTVVFDVPPQDVITRDNVSVKVNAVIYFRVVDPERAVIQVARYFEATSQLSQTTLRAVLGKHELDDLLAERERLNADIQKVLDSQTDAWGIKVSTVEIKHVDINETMIRAIARQAEAERERRAKVIHAEGELQASAHLLQAAQMLAQQPQAMQLRYLQTLTSIAADKNSTIVFPLPIDVLNAVLDRIGKPSNA
- a CDS encoding nodulation protein NfeD, with product MRTHRFLPFRQSGPRRPPTCGGVAARFFRLLRGARALGLLLALGSAPFLLQSSLHAAAARGVVVVIPVNGAIDPASADFIVRGLTRAAQSQAQLAVIELDTPGGLDTSMRQIIKAILSSPVPVASFIAPGGARAASAGTYIVYASHIAAMAPGTNLGAATPIQVGMGGAAPQQPESPLSPPSPPGGKPGEAGKAASGASAASAAPALDAQSTEIRKQVHDAAAYIRGLAQLRGRNQAWGEKAVREAVSLSATEALNQHVVDLLARDVPDLLRQVDGRTINTATGDQRLATAGASIVTLEPDWRTHFLSVITDPNVALILMMIGMYGLFFEFANPGFVLPGVAGAISLLVGLFALQLLPINFVGLGLVFLGIAFLIAEAFLPTFGTLGFGGIVAFAIGGLMLIDTDVPGYGIPFPLIAALTLFSALFIFTVSGVALRARRRPVVTGPEAIIGSIGVVLDDGLQPDGDVVIGWARVRGERWRVTSPGPLAAGREVRVTGRRGLMLTVVPV
- a CDS encoding AraC family transcriptional regulator — its product is MKSEKGTISVSLVEETLALARAQGIDVRPLLDVAGIAPQMLASPKSRVTSTQYGALWANIARALDDEFFGQDSHPMRSGSFIAMTQTALTARSGAHALARVVGFMRLVLDDLGMRVVPDKTHVRLEFTHREGTATPTMFAYATYFILIYGLMCWLVGRRIPLLKARFRCARPPAAHEYRLMFCDDMAFDQDASYVDLSPAFLDLPVVQTTKTVRPFLRDAPGSFVVKYRNPGSFAARVRKLLRALPITAWPGADDMALRLHVAEATMRRRLKQEGYTYQSIKDDLRRDIAIGELQDTERTVADIAAAVGFAEPSAFHRAFRKWTGMRPSDYRMAEADLTQRAEAD
- a CDS encoding acyl-CoA dehydrogenase, translated to MNDFYTDEQRMIRDAAREFAVDCLAPHAGEWDRNGQLPDEVVKQMGDLGLLGMMVPPEWGGSYTDYVAYALALEEIAAGCAASATLMSVHNSVGCGPILNFGTGAQKDRYLHDLATGRRIGAFCLTEPQAGSEANNLRTRAVLCDGQWVINGNKQFVTNGARASVAIVFAVTNPDRGKRGLSAFIVPTDTPGFNVGRPEHKLGIRASDTCPISLDECAVPEANLLGEPGEGLRIALSNLEGGRIGIAAQAVGIARAAFDAARVYANERVQFGKSLKEHQTIANMLADMATRLNAARLLVHHAARLRSEGKPCLSEASQAKLYASELAEEVCSRAIQIHGGYGYLQDYAVERHYRDARITQIYEGTSEVQRMVIARHV
- a CDS encoding AMP-binding protein, with amino-acid sequence MTAAKGFLDARDLLLRHRTDYDRAYREFAWPVLGEFNWALDYFDVIARDNDKPALWIVDDLSGRGTQYSYAQMSERSARMANFLRGIGVGRGDRLLLMLPNRVELWDVMLAAMKLGAIVLPATTQLSPDDVRDRVEIGGAQFVVVDSGELAKFDAMDADVKRISVGTPREGWTDLSQAYDASPSFTPDGPTRATDPMLLYFTSGTTSKPKLVEHTHQSYPVGHLSTMYWIGLQPGDVHWNISSPGWAKHAWSCFFAPWNAQACVFVFNFARFVPKETLDVLVRFNVTTLCAPPTVWRMLVQEPLASYAVKLREIVGAGEPLNPEVIERVRHAWGVTIRDGFGQTETTCQIGNSPGQVVVPGSMGRPLPGYRIELVDADDQPASEGEIALPLAQCPLGLMTGYANNEKATGEAMRNGFYHTSDVAMRRDDGYYVYVGRADDVFKSSDYRLSPFELESVLIEHEAIAEAAVVPSADAVRLAVPKAFVTVRQGFEAGPELARAVFSFSRAKLAPYKRIRRLQFSELPKTISGKIRRVELRRRELERETEPARLPGEYWEEDFPDLR
- a CDS encoding CoA-acylating methylmalonate-semialdehyde dehydrogenase, with product MSAIPSTIADKVSTVKLLIGGEFVESKTTEWRDIVNPATQEVLARVPFATVDEVDAAIRSAHAAFATWKTTPVGARMRIMLKYQALIREHMPRIAKTLSAEQGKTLPDAEGDIFRGLEVVEHACSIGTLQQGEFAENVAGSVDTYTLRQPIGVCAGITPFNFPAMIPLWMFPMAIVCGNTFVLKPSEQDPLSTMQLVELAIEAGVPAGVLNVVHGGKEVVDALCTHELVKAISFVGSTAVGTHVYRLGSEHGKRVQSMMGAKNHAVVSPDANREQTLNALAGAGFGAAGQRCMATSVVVLVGASQQWLPDLVEKAKTLKVNAGNEPGTDIGPVVSRAAKQRILGLIEAGVKEGATLALDGRNIKVRGYEDGNFIGPTIFTDVTTDMEIYRTEIFGPVLLVLTVPTLDDAIELVNRNPFGNGVGLFTQSGAAARKFQSDIDVGQVGINIPIPVPVPFFSFTGSRGSKLGDLGPYGKQVVQFYTQTKTVTARWFDDATVNDGVNTTISLR